Genomic DNA from Epinephelus fuscoguttatus linkage group LG14, E.fuscoguttatus.final_Chr_v1:
TCCCATGTCCCTGCAAACCAAGCCCACAGAGTCACCTGCAACTAAAAACAGCAGTGATGCTACACCTAAAAGCACCAGCATCCAGCCCCAGACAGCCAAAGAACCTACCAAACCAAACTACATGGTGAAGTATCGATCATTTGTGGATCTACAGGACTTCAGGTGTTCTAGAGACTCTGCCCAAAGCCCCAGGCCCAAGGAGATAGTGGTTACCATCGACTTGCCACTTCTGAAGGCGGCCACAGACGCCAGCCTGGAGGTGAAAGAGAAATGGCTGCTGCTGGAGTCCAAGAAACCGGCCTACAGACTGGAGCTGCCCCTAGCCTACCCTGTGGATGAAGATAAAGGAGAGGCCAAGTTCAACAAGCAGAGAGGACAGCTCACAGTCACGCTGCCTGTTCTTCCTTCGAATGAAGCTTTTGATTTTGCAGTAGGGCCTGATCAGGCTGGTGTTAGCGATGATGAGACTCAGGAGGAgaagagtgaggaggaggaagagcaaaGAGACGTTGAGGTGGATTTGAGGCAGCAGACAGAGGTAGAGCAAAGTGAAGAAGAGGGCGAAAGTGGTcaggagaaaggagaggaggagaagatgagGGAAGGCGTAGCAGAGGAAGAGCGAGTCGGTGAGAATGAAACATGGATTAAGCAGAAGAGGGAAGGAGAAAACAATGAAGACGATAAAAgtggtgtggaggaggaggaggaggaggaaacgtGGAAGAAGCAGAAAACAAAAGGCCAAGAAGGTGTGGAGGAGGACAGTGAAGTGGAGGTGGAGAAACTGAAAGAAAAGGAGCAGGACAATGAAAAAGAAGATGGAAATTGTAACCTGCAGAAAAGGCAGCAACATTCAGCATTCAAGGATTCTGGCGTAAAAAGTTTAAACTGTGATACTAATGATATTCCTGAAGAAGATGATGATAGCAGGCTTGTGTCTTCACCTGAAACAGAGAGACAGCCTGCTGTAATCACAGCTGAACATTCAAGCTGCTTAGGAATTGAGGGAGACTCTTGGTTGGAGTCAGCACCCAAAATGAAGAGTTCAGACGTCAAAGAGGAGCCTGAGAAGACAAGAGAGAGTGCACATGGAAAGGAGAAGGTGAGATAGATCCACAAATCCTAACAATCATGTTGAGGAGAAGGTGTGTGGCTGCAAATGACATTTCCATTTATCTGAGTTTGCCTAAGCACAGATATGAAGAAGATCCTTAAAACACTGGTCAAACACTTGGGTGTAAAAGTGAGTTTGTCTGGTCATGCTATATCTAGCCCTCAGTCACATGGacttatgtttttttcctaTATATTCCATGACATCTTAGGAAAAAACAGCAATCCAGTGTTCCCAAAGACTAAATATGGTAAGATAagactagaattactgccttgtggttgtatgcctctgcaaaccagtcaagttgcagtctGTCCAGACCTACAGTCTATGGTCCAGACTCATTGTAGCCATGAGAGTAGGcagtgcttcaaatatggatgctgCTGCAAAGGAGCTATATattctaaaacagtggttcccaactgggtCCAGATTTTTCTttagtcatcagttcaaggtccacacagttcagtatattcagcgtcatagtTGTGTTCGGCCATGTCTtaaagctagtttgctgtctctgttaagtagctgtccattagtcactcactctacagcaggaaacagcacttcaaagtaaaagccctgtgctggaaattcactgtacttcaaaataaagtgtcaaAATataccaggggtgtcaaacatacaacCAGGGTGCCAGAGCCagcccaccaaagggtccaatccggcccacttGATGACTTAGCACACCTAATATTGATGCTCATGTGATGGCTAAAGGGTTTCAGGAGCAGTTTAAACAGTGAGcagatacttcatgtaaaatgctgcctcagaggcttttccaccctgaccacaATACAGCTGTCTGAAATAGCAATGACTACttactgtggtcatatttaaagacacTAAAAATTGTGCAAcatattgtcaatcagcagcttcagcacAAAAGAATCTATagaaccctgctgctgaggtACTGACAAGGAATGACTTCACCTGCTTCCTCAACAGCTTCACTTCACTGGAAAATTacgaaaaaaaatgcacatgtaatgacaatgCGTAgtcgactgactgaatgtggaaaaactgagacatacagTTGAATTTGCACATCATTTTTCTGACAATATCGCAGGctgttcatcatttgttttgtaagtGGATGACCGTTTTCGGAATGTACATCTTTAcactacaaaaaagaaaaaaatatgaaggGGTTGGTATTCATAGgttattatgcagtggttttactggtccggctGACATGTGGCCCccgaactaaaatgagtttgacaccactgatctatacaatcaacacagtttcaaagtggacacccaagattagtgtcaccaactcagtgTCCGACCAGTTGTCTCCACTTCTGTTCCCGAGTTATGATGTTCAGTAACGGCTAGCAAACATAATGTcaaagtgaagttgacctttgacctttgggatataaaatgtcatcacttcattattttatcctattggacaattgtgtgaaattttgtcttGAGCATCATCATTTCTTGAGTTATCgccaacatgttttgtgaggccacagtgaccctcgttgagtccatgtggacgtttgtgctaaagttgaagaaattccctcctCGCATTCTTGAGATACCATGTCCAGAATctgatggacaacccaaaaaaaatataatactgGCCATGTCTGTTTTCAGCATGGAGCCATAAAAATGGCATCACACCAGAACCTACAAGGAAGTATTTGGTATCCATGAACTCATAACAAGTTGAATATCAAAGATACGCACATATgtgcagtgtaaaaaaaatattttgcacgGAAAACGTTTAATGAACCAAGTAGTAGcatttttcctaatttttgaATACTGATAAAAGTGTAATTATTCATGTGATCTAAAAATTAGTTGCCCCAAGCTTGCCTGTGTCAGAATTTTAAGACTCTAGACTAATAAAaacaagtttggcatttttcctTATCATACTAAATAAAGCCTTTGGACTTAAATGGCTGCTTATATTTTTGTGTTCTAGGTAGAAACAGGTGCTGCATTTCTACACCACATATCCAGCGAGGAATCCCAAACTTCCGTAGCAGCCGACACTCACAGCCAGCACATTAAGGACTGCTGCGTTCGCCAGGAATCCAGCGAGATGCCTGCAACAGTTGAAGATAACATGTCAAGCAGCTCTGAGGAGCTCGCCATGGGCTCAGTGAAGCCGGAGGAGAGGGAGGACGTCGATGAAGACGACCTGCCAATGAAGCAAATCTTCCACACTACAGAGCACGACAACAAGCCGCCTCTTGTGCTATTGAGGGAAGTAGATAAAGATGGAAACGTACAGATCATCAGTGATCACTCCACCTCAGCTGGGTTCACCTTCCAAAACTGCCTGATGTATGAGCTGGACTGAGGATGGTGTGCCAGGAGTCAGATGAGGCTGTGAAGAGGTTTTTATGTCTTACAGCAGGTTTGAATGCAGCTTATATCAGTACGTGTAGTTAATCTGCAGTGTGTCCAGCAATATTAAACCTGACCTTTCTCTTCAGTCACTCAAgtgctgtacttaagtacaatgaCATACGTGTACTTCACtagagtatttccattttatgataCTTTATACTCCActgcatttcagagggaaatgtcGTACTCTTTACACTACTACATTTGACACTTGTGGTTATGttttacataaaaacatgatATGGTTATATGATGTAATGCGGTACTATTCTACCCTGTGGTACAATCCATCTAAAAATGGCTCCACATTGATGAGCTAACAACAATATCGCAATGTTCTTACATGAATTTGTTCATGATGAAAGCAGCATAATGTAATATTCTGTGACATAACACTTTAAAAGGAGCTGTTCTTCATaatgaatacttttacttttgataatTTAAGTACACATTGCTGATTATACTTGTGTACTTTGACTTAACCTTTTgaaacctggaccctattttccaatgtttttatgttgaggTGACTAATGGAGAAATACGTtcttgaaattggtccagtttTGAGAGAGCACTGCAGTTGCAGGTCATTGTACAGTCAATTTATGTCCattaaagtgcttgtttgtcgccactgacaggctcagattaatATTATAAGTTACTGACAGTGTTACAGAAAGGAATCTACAGAATAATCAAATGTTTTTAACCTTTAACTTGATCAGGTCTGTTCTTGTCTTACTTTGAGAGGTCTAGCTTTGAAATTTCAGACTTTTCCACTTTGTAgaaatcagctaaatattcagccatgacactgCAAAGTTTTTGTAGTTCAAACAAACTCTTTGTGGCACTCCTCTCTCCAGCTCTATCGTTTCCACTGTTGTTTTTCCTACAAGTCTCGCgagacttcagaatgagacttctcCTTAAGTGAGTCACACTCAGCACATACTTAAAATAGCATACAGAAGCCAGGTTGAAATCATTTAACATTACAGCATGGTGCAGCAACCTGTGTGCAAAGTGCAAAAACAAGCTCTTCAAGACTGTCAGCATTGCAGGGAAGGTGAGAAACAACTCAGCAGTGTATCCAACAGTGCTGTATGCAGGAAGGCTAAACACATAATTGCCAATGCCTCACATCCATTACACTCACAGTTTGAGCTGCTCCCGTCTGGGTGTTGATTCAGGGTCCCTAGAGCCAGTCGAACATATATAAGAGGTCCTGTATTTCTTATGTGGTACAAGCAATGAACACAGActactattatttttttaaaggtattttTCTAAGATATATAAGCACAACTGCCCGTAGAGCCTCTTTCGACACTGAGTGCTTCTTCCACCACAGCTTAATTCAAATACATGACACATGAATCATTTCAGTGCTCCAGAATGAACCGCTCAGGGCAACATGATGAATACGTtcattttattgaattttttacacgtatatataaaaaatgtgGGTCATTAGCACAGTAAAAACCAACTCCCTTCAGCTGACGCTCACGGACCCTGAGGCACTGTGTTCAGGAAAAAACTCTAATTCATCTAATTTCATTATTCCCCTGCCTAGTCGAAGTGGGTCAGTAGGAGAGACTGTGCTTTGCTCCGTGGGCCTTTTCACACCTGAGAGTCGGAAAGGAGGTTTGCATTTTTGTTACATTGCAGACATTTGATTTGGTAGGTGTGAAAGGGCCCTAAGAGGCAGGAA
This window encodes:
- the dnaaf2 gene encoding protein kintoun; amino-acid sequence: METGDKMKELNMSADEMDRLKKAFKDEKFRDMLRDYAQELSDPENKRRYEEEIKLLEQERGNTIEFIHPEPFKALRTSVNGKQKCFINICSSEKVGKPECKWGESEEGRRGQCWSLPHSLHPGRQDTDPKGNKITIYDVIFHPDTLHIAGKNKRFMDMVDSTATQGIQDAFKVTLDKNNMRQIRTKYKGNPQPCVIRKPIPGYKAREPSEESDPLAFPYPDEKRPPMSLQTKPTESPATKNSSDATPKSTSIQPQTAKEPTKPNYMVKYRSFVDLQDFRCSRDSAQSPRPKEIVVTIDLPLLKAATDASLEVKEKWLLLESKKPAYRLELPLAYPVDEDKGEAKFNKQRGQLTVTLPVLPSNEAFDFAVGPDQAGVSDDETQEEKSEEEEEQRDVEVDLRQQTEVEQSEEEGESGQEKGEEEKMREGVAEEERVGENETWIKQKREGENNEDDKSGVEEEEEEETWKKQKTKGQEGVEEDSEVEVEKLKEKEQDNEKEDGNCNLQKRQQHSAFKDSGVKSLNCDTNDIPEEDDDSRLVSSPETERQPAVITAEHSSCLGIEGDSWLESAPKMKSSDVKEEPEKTRESAHGKEKVETGAAFLHHISSEESQTSVAADTHSQHIKDCCVRQESSEMPATVEDNMSSSSEELAMGSVKPEEREDVDEDDLPMKQIFHTTEHDNKPPLVLLREVDKDGNVQIISDHSTSAGFTFQNCLMYELD